In one window of Pseudobdellovibrionaceae bacterium DNA:
- the rpoC gene encoding DNA-directed RNA polymerase subunit beta' — protein MKDLLNFFDKPKDPLSFNAVRISLASPDMIRDWSMGEVKKPETINYRTFKPERDGLFCAKIFGPIKDYECLCGKYKRMKYRGVICEKCGVEVTQSKVRRERMGHIELATPVAHIWFLRSLPSRIGNLLDMTLKDVEKVLYCESYVVLDPMETPLDEYQVLSEEAYQNALNEYGPNFKAGMGGEAVLEILRKVDCEYLSRKLRMDLKEAKSDAQIKKLSKRLKVVEAFKGSVNKPEWMMLPILPVIPPDLRPLVPLDGGRFATSDLNDLYRRVINRNNRLRRLAELNAPDIIIRNEKRMLQEAVDALLDNGRRGKTFTGPNKRPLRSLSDMLKGKQGRFRQNLLGKRVDYSGRSVIVVGPELKLHQCGLPKKMALELFKPFVFNKLGDRGFAIKQAKKLVEQATVEVWDILSDVVKEHPVMLNRAPTLHRLGIQAFEPVLHEGKAIQLHPLVCTAFNADFDGDQMAVHVPLSVEAQVEARVLMMSTNNILSPANGRPVINPTQDIVLGVYWMTRARLGAKGTGKVFGSVQEVIYANEAGHIDLQAACKVRINGKLQDTTVGRSILSDIVPAEVPFDVVNQVMTKKTLANLIDKSFRLAGAKSTVILADKLMRLGFKYSTKAGISICLDDLLIPERKSQMLEEAEQQVLEIHRQYDEGLITDGERYNKVVDIWAQAGDKVAKEMMANIEKQTFEVDGKEVESASFNSIFIMADSGARGSAAQIRQLAGMRGLMAKPSGEIIETPITANFREGLTVLQYFISTHGARKGLADTALKTANSGYLTRRLVDVAQDVIISEVDCGTTDGMEVTPLLEGGEIIQPLGERILGRVALEDVVDPYTSEVIVSANEEITEDRVVAIDEAGIEKVMIRSTLTCRTRRGVCVKCYGRDLARGSTVNLGEAVGIIAAQSIGEPGTQLTMRTFHLGGTASRAVEQSVHTARHGGVIRFYNVNAVLNRDDKFVAISRNGEVGIEDESGRERERYKLVYGSVLNFKDGEAVNKGDTIAEWDPYANPIIADVSGVIHFENIEEGVTMAEQVDVVTGFSTKVITDTKGADAKPTVYILTDSGERIMLPNRDIEARYVIPVGAQLLTAAGNRVNAGDVIAKIHRATTKTRDITGGLPRVAELFEARKPKEAAIVSEIDGYVTFGQDVKGKQRVIVTPEIGEQKEYLIPKGKHVAVREGEYIKAGEPLMDGAISPHDILKVLGDKALSAYLVNEIQEVYRLQGVGINDKHIELIVRQMLRKVEIVDPGDTLFISGEHIEKYVFEEENEKAMKEGGQPATAEPLLLGITKVSLSTDSWISAASFQETTKVLTDAAIRSKSDNLLGLKENIIMGRLIPAGTGAPAYKRWKVQVEETTRDKGVSLPGMGGVATQNPTVNP, from the coding sequence TTGAAAGATCTATTAAACTTTTTTGATAAGCCAAAAGACCCATTATCATTTAATGCTGTTCGAATTTCTTTGGCCTCACCAGACATGATCCGAGATTGGTCAATGGGTGAGGTGAAGAAACCCGAGACCATTAACTATCGGACCTTTAAGCCAGAGCGAGATGGTCTTTTTTGCGCCAAAATCTTTGGGCCAATTAAAGACTATGAGTGTCTCTGCGGTAAGTACAAGCGGATGAAATATCGCGGTGTTATCTGTGAAAAATGTGGCGTTGAAGTCACACAATCTAAGGTGCGCCGGGAGCGAATGGGGCATATTGAGCTAGCTACTCCAGTGGCCCACATTTGGTTTTTACGGTCTCTCCCAAGTCGTATTGGTAACCTTCTTGATATGACCTTAAAGGACGTAGAGAAGGTTCTATATTGTGAGAGCTATGTGGTCCTTGACCCAATGGAAACGCCTCTCGATGAGTATCAAGTACTCTCTGAAGAAGCCTACCAAAACGCGTTGAATGAATACGGTCCGAATTTTAAAGCCGGCATGGGCGGAGAAGCTGTTCTTGAGATTCTTCGCAAAGTGGATTGTGAGTATTTATCTCGCAAGCTGCGAATGGACTTAAAAGAGGCCAAATCTGATGCTCAAATCAAAAAATTATCCAAGCGTTTAAAGGTCGTTGAGGCTTTTAAGGGGTCTGTGAATAAACCTGAGTGGATGATGTTGCCGATACTTCCGGTCATTCCGCCAGATCTACGGCCGTTGGTGCCGCTTGATGGTGGGCGATTTGCCACATCTGACCTTAACGACTTGTATCGTCGGGTGATTAACCGAAATAACCGTCTTCGTCGTTTAGCCGAGTTAAATGCACCAGATATCATTATTCGAAACGAAAAGCGGATGCTGCAAGAAGCGGTGGATGCCCTTCTTGATAACGGTCGACGAGGCAAGACATTTACCGGCCCCAACAAGCGTCCATTGAGATCTTTGAGCGATATGCTTAAAGGAAAGCAAGGGCGCTTCCGACAAAACCTTTTAGGTAAACGGGTGGACTACTCTGGCCGATCTGTAATTGTCGTAGGCCCGGAGTTGAAACTTCACCAATGTGGTTTGCCTAAGAAGATGGCTCTAGAGCTATTTAAGCCGTTCGTATTTAATAAATTAGGTGATCGTGGTTTTGCAATTAAACAAGCCAAGAAATTGGTAGAGCAGGCGACGGTTGAGGTTTGGGATATTCTTTCTGATGTGGTGAAAGAGCACCCGGTTATGTTAAACCGAGCTCCGACGCTCCATCGATTGGGTATTCAAGCTTTTGAACCTGTGCTTCATGAAGGAAAGGCGATCCAGCTTCATCCATTAGTGTGTACGGCATTCAACGCCGATTTCGATGGTGACCAAATGGCCGTTCACGTGCCGTTATCGGTTGAGGCACAAGTTGAGGCCCGAGTGCTTATGATGTCGACAAATAACATCTTAAGTCCAGCCAACGGCCGACCGGTGATTAACCCCACTCAAGATATCGTTCTTGGAGTGTACTGGATGACTCGGGCGCGTTTGGGGGCGAAGGGCACAGGTAAAGTTTTTGGCAGTGTTCAGGAAGTGATTTACGCCAATGAAGCCGGCCATATTGATCTTCAGGCGGCATGTAAGGTTCGTATCAACGGAAAACTTCAAGACACTACTGTTGGCCGTTCTATCTTAAGTGACATTGTTCCTGCGGAAGTGCCATTTGATGTAGTGAACCAGGTGATGACTAAAAAGACTCTGGCAAACCTTATTGATAAGTCATTCCGATTGGCTGGCGCCAAATCTACGGTGATTTTGGCTGATAAATTGATGCGCTTGGGATTTAAGTACTCCACAAAAGCGGGTATTTCTATTTGTTTAGATGACTTGCTGATCCCAGAGAGAAAGTCGCAAATGCTCGAAGAGGCTGAGCAGCAAGTGCTTGAAATCCATCGTCAGTATGATGAGGGGTTGATCACAGACGGTGAGCGCTACAACAAGGTTGTGGATATCTGGGCTCAAGCTGGAGATAAAGTAGCTAAAGAAATGATGGCTAATATTGAAAAGCAAACCTTCGAGGTGGACGGTAAAGAAGTGGAAAGCGCGTCTTTCAACTCGATCTTTATCATGGCCGACTCTGGCGCGCGGGGTTCTGCGGCCCAGATTCGTCAGCTCGCCGGTATGCGGGGCCTAATGGCCAAGCCGTCAGGCGAAATTATTGAAACGCCAATTACCGCGAATTTCCGCGAGGGATTGACAGTTCTGCAATATTTCATTTCTACACACGGAGCTCGTAAAGGTCTTGCTGATACGGCATTAAAAACAGCCAACTCGGGATATCTCACTCGACGTCTAGTGGACGTGGCTCAAGATGTGATCATTAGTGAGGTGGATTGTGGCACTACCGATGGCATGGAAGTAACTCCACTCCTTGAGGGCGGAGAAATTATTCAGCCCCTAGGTGAGAGAATACTTGGTCGAGTCGCTCTTGAGGATGTTGTTGATCCTTACACCAGCGAAGTGATTGTGTCCGCCAATGAAGAAATCACTGAAGACCGTGTTGTTGCCATAGATGAGGCTGGCATCGAGAAAGTGATGATTCGTTCAACTTTAACATGTCGCACTCGTCGTGGTGTTTGCGTAAAGTGCTACGGTCGTGACTTGGCTCGTGGATCCACTGTGAATTTGGGTGAGGCTGTGGGCATTATTGCTGCCCAGTCCATCGGAGAACCTGGAACTCAGCTGACTATGAGAACATTCCACTTGGGTGGAACGGCGTCTCGTGCGGTTGAACAGTCTGTGCATACAGCTCGTCATGGTGGAGTGATAAGGTTCTATAATGTGAACGCAGTTTTGAATCGTGACGACAAGTTCGTAGCCATTAGCCGTAACGGCGAAGTGGGTATTGAAGATGAAAGTGGTCGTGAGAGAGAGCGTTATAAGTTGGTTTATGGTTCTGTGCTGAACTTCAAAGATGGTGAAGCTGTGAACAAAGGTGACACGATTGCCGAGTGGGATCCTTACGCCAACCCCATCATTGCTGACGTAAGTGGTGTGATTCACTTCGAAAATATCGAAGAGGGTGTAACCATGGCCGAGCAGGTGGATGTGGTTACAGGGTTCTCGACAAAAGTGATTACCGACACAAAGGGCGCTGATGCAAAACCGACTGTGTATATTCTCACAGATAGTGGTGAGCGTATCATGCTACCTAATCGTGACATTGAAGCACGATATGTGATTCCAGTAGGTGCGCAGTTGTTGACTGCAGCTGGAAACAGAGTGAATGCCGGTGACGTGATTGCCAAAATTCACCGAGCCACAACCAAAACTCGCGACATTACCGGGGGTCTTCCTCGTGTGGCTGAGTTGTTTGAAGCTCGAAAACCCAAAGAAGCAGCCATTGTCTCTGAGATCGATGGTTATGTGACTTTCGGACAAGACGTCAAAGGCAAACAGCGTGTGATTGTGACTCCCGAAATTGGCGAACAAAAGGAATACTTGATCCCTAAAGGGAAGCATGTGGCCGTTCGTGAGGGTGAATACATTAAAGCTGGTGAACCTTTGATGGATGGAGCCATTAGCCCGCATGACATCTTAAAGGTGTTGGGCGACAAGGCGCTTTCGGCTTATCTTGTAAACGAAATTCAAGAAGTCTATCGTTTGCAAGGTGTGGGCATCAACGATAAGCACATTGAGCTGATCGTTCGGCAGATGTTGCGTAAAGTTGAAATCGTGGACCCAGGCGATACGCTGTTCATTTCTGGCGAACACATAGAGAAATATGTGTTTGAAGAAGAAAATGAAAAGGCAATGAAAGAAGGCGGGCAACCGGCTACGGCTGAGCCTCTCCTGCTGGGTATCACAAAAGTGTCCTTAAGTACCGATAGCTGGATTTCTGCGGCGTCTTTCCAAGAGACTACTAAAGTTCTCACGGATGCAGCCATTCGATCCAAGTCGGACAACTTACTGGGCTTGAAGGAAAACATTATCATGGGTCGCTTAATTCCGGCTGGTACGGGAGCTCCTGCTTATAAGCGCTGGAAGGTGCAAGTGGAAGAAACCACCAGGGATAAGGGCGTTAGCCTGCCTGGAATGGGTGGAGTGGCGACACAAAACCCAACGGTCAACCCATAA
- the rpoB gene encoding DNA-directed RNA polymerase subunit beta has translation MGNTPVTASNLRLRRNYARTKAYTDIPNLIELQKKSYEAFLQKDVDPDRRGEEGLNGVFKSVFPISDFNNTSSLEFVSYQLEPPKYDVDECRQRGMTFAAPIKVTLRLIVFDVDEETEARSIRDVKEQEVYLGEIPLMTNNGSFIVNGTERVVVSQLHRSPGVFFDHDRGKNTTSGKFIYTARVIPYRGSWLDFEFDQKDLIYARIDRRRKFPVTILLKALGYSTEFLLNHFYHLDRVRFEDGKILRALDIDKMSGQRALVDIIDPATGDVLVKAGRRITRAAVNKVKAAEIKEVEMAKEDLNGKVLANPLIDENTGEIIADTNSEMSPEIFDQAIATGITEFDLIFFDGLAVGPYLRNTLLVDKVITEEESLIEIYKRLRPGEPPTEEAAKSFFDRLFFDPETYDLSEVGRLKINHRFNTSFEEVPVSHRTLTKGDILNVVKTLIDLKNGQGQTDDIDHLGNRRVRSVGELLENQYRIGLVRMERAIRERMSLQDVETMMPHDLVNAKPVNAVVKEFFGSSQLSQFMDQTNPLSEITHKRRLSALGPGGLTRDRAGFEVRDVHPTHYGRICPIETPEGPNIGLIASLATYARINQYGFIETPYRSVDEGKVAQDIKYLSALEEQGHFIAQAGKGVENNKLTEENVTVRVNGEYEAVDSGKVSLMDVSPSQLVSIAASLIPFLEHDDANRALMGSNMQRQAVPLLKSRAPLVGTGVERLVARDSGTSIVCKNEGIVEEVDAERIVVRRYGKSGSLGANVDIYNLTKYQRTNQNTCFNQRPAVRQGDSVQRGDIIADGPSTELGELALGQNVMVAFTPWMGYNFEDSILISERLIREDVYTSVHVEEFECVARDTKLGKEEITRDIANLGEEALKDLDSSGIIRIGAEVAPGDILVGKVTPKGETALSPEEKLLRAIFGEKAGDVRDTSLRVPSGVFGTVIDAQVYSREGAGRDERLQSIIKEKRAKIQKDMSVEQNVIRNNALDKLKELLVGKVTSGVLLNEDGSEKLLEKNQEITSEDLETIPFELLSYIPLDPDLEYQNARIIDSARNQLDAVKMVFDEKLDRLTKGDDLPPGVIKMVKVYVAIKRKLQVGDKFAGRHGNKGVISRVLPVEDMPYTADGTPVDMVLNPLGVPSRMNIGQVLEIHLGWAAHGLGKQLERFLDKFNLEEARKQLLDIYPESETQDRIKSADSDSIKKMLEYVKNGVHVATPVFDGALESDVKDLLAKAELPTTGQTILFDGRTGEPFENPVTVGIMYMLKLHHLVEEKIHARSIGPYSLVSQQPLGGKAQFGGQRLGEMEVWAIEAYGAAYALQEFLTVKSDDVAGRTRMYESIVKGENVLEPGLPESFNVLIKELQSLALNVELMESDILTEPAKPESNVGESAPMEQ, from the coding sequence ATGGGCAATACTCCTGTCACCGCCTCAAATTTACGGTTAAGACGTAATTACGCACGTACGAAGGCTTACACTGATATACCTAACCTGATTGAATTGCAGAAAAAATCTTATGAAGCTTTTTTGCAGAAGGATGTAGATCCGGATCGTCGGGGAGAAGAGGGACTAAATGGTGTTTTTAAGTCCGTTTTTCCAATAAGTGACTTTAACAACACCTCCAGTCTTGAGTTTGTCAGCTATCAGTTGGAGCCACCCAAATATGACGTGGATGAGTGCCGGCAGAGAGGAATGACTTTTGCCGCTCCAATTAAAGTCACTTTGCGACTGATTGTCTTCGATGTAGACGAAGAGACAGAAGCGCGAAGTATTCGTGATGTGAAAGAGCAAGAGGTCTATTTGGGTGAGATTCCTTTGATGACCAATAATGGCTCCTTTATCGTTAACGGAACAGAGCGAGTGGTGGTGAGCCAGTTGCACCGGTCACCTGGTGTATTCTTCGATCACGATAGAGGCAAAAACACCACTAGCGGTAAGTTCATCTATACAGCCCGCGTGATACCCTATCGCGGGTCTTGGTTAGATTTTGAATTTGATCAAAAAGATTTGATTTATGCTCGTATTGATCGTCGGCGTAAGTTCCCGGTGACCATACTGTTGAAAGCTTTAGGCTATTCTACAGAATTTTTGCTGAATCATTTCTACCACTTAGATCGAGTTAGATTTGAAGACGGCAAGATTTTGCGAGCTCTAGATATTGATAAAATGTCAGGCCAGCGGGCGTTAGTGGATATAATTGATCCAGCAACAGGCGACGTCTTGGTAAAAGCGGGTCGACGTATCACTCGAGCGGCTGTGAACAAGGTAAAGGCCGCTGAGATTAAAGAAGTGGAGATGGCAAAAGAAGACCTTAACGGTAAGGTTTTGGCCAATCCTCTTATTGACGAGAACACGGGTGAGATCATCGCTGATACCAACTCAGAGATGAGCCCTGAGATTTTCGATCAAGCCATTGCTACAGGCATCACTGAATTTGATTTAATTTTCTTTGATGGGTTAGCGGTGGGGCCGTATTTGAGAAACACTCTACTCGTAGATAAAGTGATTACTGAGGAAGAGTCATTAATTGAAATTTATAAGCGTTTGCGTCCGGGTGAACCGCCCACAGAAGAGGCTGCTAAGAGCTTTTTTGACAGATTGTTTTTTGACCCCGAAACTTATGATTTAAGTGAAGTGGGCCGATTAAAGATAAATCATCGCTTTAATACATCATTTGAAGAAGTCCCTGTTTCTCATCGAACATTGACTAAGGGGGACATTCTAAATGTTGTAAAAACCCTCATCGATCTTAAAAATGGACAGGGTCAAACAGACGATATCGATCATTTGGGGAACAGGCGTGTTCGTTCCGTGGGCGAGCTACTTGAAAACCAATATCGAATTGGTTTAGTGCGCATGGAGCGGGCTATCCGCGAGCGCATGAGTCTACAAGACGTTGAAACCATGATGCCCCACGATTTGGTCAATGCAAAGCCAGTCAATGCGGTGGTTAAAGAGTTTTTTGGCTCAAGCCAGCTTTCACAATTTATGGATCAAACTAATCCGTTGTCTGAGATCACTCATAAGCGGAGACTTTCGGCCTTGGGTCCAGGTGGTTTGACTCGTGATCGCGCAGGGTTTGAGGTGCGAGACGTGCATCCGACACATTATGGTCGAATTTGTCCCATTGAGACTCCAGAAGGTCCAAACATTGGTTTGATCGCGTCGCTAGCGACGTATGCTCGCATTAACCAATATGGATTCATCGAAACTCCTTATCGATCAGTTGATGAGGGCAAGGTCGCTCAGGATATTAAATATCTTTCGGCTCTTGAGGAACAGGGTCACTTTATCGCTCAAGCGGGTAAAGGTGTTGAAAACAATAAATTAACTGAAGAAAACGTAACTGTTCGGGTGAATGGTGAATACGAAGCGGTGGATAGCGGCAAAGTAAGCCTCATGGACGTATCTCCGTCGCAACTTGTGTCCATTGCGGCATCTTTGATCCCCTTTTTAGAGCATGACGATGCGAACCGGGCTCTTATGGGATCAAACATGCAACGGCAAGCGGTGCCCTTGTTAAAATCACGCGCCCCCCTTGTAGGTACGGGTGTGGAGCGATTGGTAGCTCGAGACTCCGGAACCAGCATCGTATGCAAAAACGAAGGAATCGTGGAAGAGGTAGATGCCGAGCGGATTGTGGTCCGACGGTATGGTAAGTCGGGATCATTGGGTGCCAACGTTGATATTTACAATTTAACTAAGTATCAGCGAACCAATCAGAACACCTGCTTTAACCAGCGGCCAGCCGTTCGACAAGGTGATTCGGTTCAGCGCGGAGATATTATTGCCGACGGACCATCCACTGAGTTGGGTGAGTTGGCATTGGGCCAAAACGTGATGGTCGCGTTTACGCCGTGGATGGGTTACAACTTTGAGGATTCGATTCTCATTTCTGAACGTCTGATTCGCGAGGACGTGTACACTTCTGTCCATGTTGAAGAGTTTGAGTGTGTGGCACGCGATACCAAGTTGGGTAAAGAAGAGATCACTCGGGATATTGCTAACTTGGGTGAAGAAGCTCTGAAGGATCTCGACAGTAGTGGTATTATTCGAATCGGCGCAGAAGTGGCACCTGGTGACATTTTAGTAGGTAAAGTAACACCTAAAGGTGAAACCGCCCTCTCGCCTGAAGAAAAGCTTTTGCGAGCGATCTTTGGTGAAAAGGCCGGTGATGTTCGTGATACTTCATTGCGAGTTCCCTCAGGGGTCTTCGGAACAGTGATTGATGCCCAGGTATACAGTCGTGAGGGCGCAGGCCGTGATGAACGATTACAAAGTATCATCAAAGAGAAGCGGGCAAAAATTCAAAAAGACATGTCGGTTGAGCAAAACGTTATTCGAAACAATGCCTTAGACAAACTCAAAGAGCTGTTGGTCGGCAAAGTGACTTCTGGTGTTTTGTTAAACGAAGATGGATCAGAAAAGCTTCTTGAAAAAAATCAAGAAATCACTTCTGAGGATTTAGAGACAATACCGTTTGAGCTTTTGAGTTATATCCCGTTGGATCCAGATCTTGAGTACCAAAACGCGAGAATCATTGATTCAGCGAGGAACCAACTTGATGCCGTGAAAATGGTTTTCGACGAGAAGTTGGATCGACTCACTAAAGGTGACGATCTCCCTCCTGGCGTGATTAAGATGGTGAAAGTTTATGTCGCCATTAAGCGAAAGCTGCAGGTGGGCGATAAGTTTGCCGGCCGCCATGGTAACAAGGGTGTTATTTCGCGAGTATTACCTGTGGAAGACATGCCTTACACAGCAGATGGGACACCTGTAGACATGGTTCTCAATCCGCTGGGCGTTCCTTCGCGGATGAATATTGGTCAGGTTCTAGAGATTCACCTCGGGTGGGCCGCGCATGGATTGGGTAAACAGCTTGAGCGTTTCCTTGATAAATTTAACTTGGAAGAGGCGAGAAAGCAGCTGCTAGACATCTATCCTGAAAGCGAAACACAAGATCGGATCAAGTCGGCAGACAGTGACTCTATCAAAAAGATGCTAGAGTACGTGAAAAACGGTGTGCATGTGGCGACACCTGTTTTTGACGGAGCCCTCGAATCAGACGTTAAGGACCTATTGGCAAAAGCTGAATTGCCAACGACAGGCCAAACTATTCTGTTTGATGGTCGTACCGGGGAGCCTTTTGAAAACCCTGTTACTGTTGGAATCATGTATATGTTGAAGCTTCACCATTTGGTGGAGGAAAAAATCCACGCTCGATCCATTGGGCCTTACTCGTTGGTTTCTCAACAACCACTGGGTGGTAAAGCACAGTTTGGTGGTCAGCGACTTGGAGAAATGGAAGTCTGGGCCATTGAAGCCTATGGTGCCGCTTATGCACTACAAGAGTTTTTAACAGTGAAGTCGGATGACGTTGCTGGTCGGACTCGGATGTATGAGAGCATCGTGAAGGGTGAGAATGTGCTAGAGCCAGGCCTACCTGAATCCTTTAATGTATTGATTAAAGAGCTTCAGAGTTTGGCACTCAATGTTGAACTTATGGAGTCTGATATATTAACAGAGCCGGCGAAGCCCGAGAGCAATGTTGGTGAATCAGCTCCCATGGAACAGTAA
- the rplL gene encoding 50S ribosomal protein L7/L12, whose protein sequence is MALNKEEVIDFLSNMPVIELAEMISELEEKWGVSAAAPVAAIAAMPGAGGAPAEEKTEFDVILASAGASKINVIKEVRAITGLGLKEAKDLVEGAPKPIKEGVPKDEAEKLKEALTKAGATIEIK, encoded by the coding sequence ATGGCTTTAAATAAAGAAGAAGTAATCGATTTCTTGTCAAACATGCCCGTTATTGAGTTGGCTGAAATGATCAGCGAACTTGAAGAGAAGTGGGGCGTATCTGCAGCAGCTCCGGTAGCTGCGATTGCCGCTATGCCTGGTGCCGGTGGTGCTCCTGCTGAAGAGAAGACCGAGTTCGACGTGATCTTGGCAAGCGCTGGAGCTAGCAAAATCAACGTGATTAAAGAAGTGCGCGCTATCACTGGATTGGGCTTGAAAGAAGCAAAGGATCTTGTTGAAGGTGCTCCAAAGCCCATTAAAGAGGGCGTGCCTAAGGATGAAGCTGAAAAGCTTAAAGAAGCTCTTACTAAGGCTGGGGCTACTATCGAAATTAAATAA
- the rplJ gene encoding 50S ribosomal protein L10 yields MITRAQKAETVAALADRFGRAKAAFLVDFKGMNVEEVTTLRKTLGGLEAEMKVVRNTLARLAVKEHPSIDEALSSQFVGTNAVIFAYGDASAPAKALTDFAKDVEELVLKTGVMEGKALDENRIKYLATLPSKEELRAKLLGTLQAPMSKLLGTFSAVPGGFVRVLNAYKETK; encoded by the coding sequence ATGATTACTAGAGCGCAAAAAGCAGAAACAGTCGCCGCGCTCGCAGACCGTTTTGGTCGGGCAAAGGCTGCCTTTTTGGTAGACTTCAAGGGAATGAATGTGGAGGAAGTGACCACACTTCGTAAAACTCTTGGAGGACTTGAGGCAGAAATGAAAGTCGTCCGAAACACGTTGGCTAGATTAGCTGTTAAAGAACATCCATCCATTGATGAAGCCTTGTCTTCACAGTTCGTGGGTACAAATGCCGTTATTTTTGCATATGGTGATGCCAGTGCGCCGGCAAAGGCCCTTACGGATTTCGCAAAGGATGTAGAAGAGCTAGTTTTAAAAACCGGCGTGATGGAAGGAAAAGCGCTTGATGAAAATAGAATCAAGTACTTGGCTACTTTGCCGTCGAAAGAAGAGTTGCGAGCAAAACTATTGGGTACGTTGCAAGCGCCTATGAGCAAACTATTGGGTACTTTCAGCGCTGTGCCTGGTGGATTCGTTCGAGTGTTGAATGCGTACAAAGAAACAAAATAA
- a CDS encoding 50S ribosomal protein L1 yields MAKLGKKMRASREKFDRQTRYVLDQAVELALDTATAKFDESIDVAVRLGVDPKQSDQQVRGAVELPHGLGKAVRVIVFAKGPKEQEAKDAGADYVGADDLVEKIQGGWLDFDKAIATPDMMATVSKVAKVLGPRGLMPNPKVGTVTMNVGQAVSTEKKGKLAFRVEKAGIVHATVGRKSMGKEKLRDNVAAFIGALMKAKPASSKGIYLQTISVSSTMGPGIKVDVANAQGLTS; encoded by the coding sequence ATGGCTAAATTAGGAAAGAAAATGCGTGCGTCTCGCGAGAAGTTTGATCGGCAAACCAGGTACGTGTTGGACCAAGCGGTTGAGCTGGCATTGGATACAGCCACAGCCAAGTTCGATGAATCAATTGATGTGGCGGTTCGTTTAGGTGTCGATCCCAAGCAGTCAGATCAGCAGGTCCGTGGAGCTGTTGAATTGCCTCATGGTTTGGGTAAAGCCGTGCGCGTTATCGTGTTTGCAAAGGGCCCTAAAGAGCAAGAGGCTAAGGACGCCGGAGCTGACTATGTGGGCGCCGATGATTTGGTAGAAAAAATTCAGGGTGGTTGGTTAGATTTCGACAAAGCCATTGCCACTCCAGATATGATGGCTACCGTTTCTAAGGTCGCAAAAGTCTTAGGACCACGTGGACTTATGCCAAACCCAAAAGTGGGCACTGTCACCATGAACGTGGGACAAGCAGTGTCTACCGAGAAAAAGGGAAAACTAGCATTTCGTGTAGAGAAAGCTGGTATTGTTCACGCTACAGTGGGCCGAAAGAGCATGGGTAAAGAAAAGCTTCGTGACAATGTGGCTGCTTTTATTGGTGCTTTAATGAAGGCGAAGCCAGCGTCAAGTAAAGGGATTTATTTACAAACAATTTCGGTGTCCTCGACTATGGGTCCAGGAATTAAAGTAGATGTGGCTAACGCCCAAGGGCTTACGAGCTAG
- the rplK gene encoding 50S ribosomal protein L11, with product MAKKITGQIKLQIPAGKANPQPPVGPALGQHGVNIMDFCKQFNAKTQAAGDTVIPVIITVYQDRSFTFITKTPPTSVLLKKAAKITSGSKMPQKDKVAKVSMDQVREIAETKLPDLNCTSVESAMSQVVGTAKSMGLEVQ from the coding sequence ATGGCTAAGAAAATTACAGGCCAAATCAAGCTGCAGATACCGGCAGGGAAGGCGAATCCGCAACCTCCCGTTGGACCGGCGCTCGGGCAACACGGTGTAAACATAATGGATTTCTGTAAGCAGTTTAATGCTAAGACGCAGGCAGCGGGTGATACCGTTATTCCTGTGATCATAACTGTTTATCAGGATAGATCTTTTACGTTTATTACCAAAACCCCGCCGACCTCGGTACTGCTAAAGAAGGCAGCCAAGATTACAAGTGGCTCAAAAATGCCGCAAAAAGATAAAGTGGCTAAGGTTTCAATGGATCAGGTACGGGAAATTGCCGAAACCAAGTTGCCTGATTTGAACTGCACAAGCGTCGAATCTGCAATGTCTCAGGTTGTAGGTACGGCGAAAAGCATGGGCTTAGAAGTCCAATAG
- the nusG gene encoding transcription termination/antitermination protein NusG, with protein sequence MTDMKWYIVNTLSGGENTAKTSLEDKIKRAHMETHFGDILIPAESVVELVKGKKATRSRKFFPGYIFVQMKMSDEAWHIVKSANKITGFVGGSGRPPEVPASEVERITKQMETGAEKPKAKFKFSVGESVTVIDGPFNSFAGTVEEVNEEKGKVKVLVSIFGRPTPVELDFVQVEKS encoded by the coding sequence ATGACTGACATGAAATGGTACATAGTAAACACTCTTTCTGGTGGCGAAAACACGGCAAAGACCTCTCTTGAAGATAAAATTAAGCGAGCTCATATGGAGACTCACTTTGGTGATATTTTGATTCCTGCAGAAAGTGTGGTTGAGCTTGTTAAAGGTAAAAAAGCCACACGATCTCGAAAGTTCTTTCCGGGCTATATTTTTGTTCAGATGAAAATGTCTGACGAAGCCTGGCACATAGTAAAAAGTGCCAATAAAATAACAGGGTTTGTAGGTGGTTCAGGGCGTCCCCCTGAAGTGCCAGCCTCTGAGGTGGAACGAATCACCAAGCAAATGGAAACTGGTGCAGAAAAACCGAAAGCTAAATTTAAGTTTTCAGTGGGAGAGTCTGTAACAGTAATAGATGGGCCGTTTAATAGTTTTGCAGGAACGGTAGAAGAAGTGAATGAGGAGAAGGGAAAGGTCAAAGTACTAGTGAGTATTTTTGGGCGACCCACTCCAGTTGAATTAGATTTTGTTCAGGTTGAAAAATCCTGA